One Streptomyces sp. NBC_00554 DNA segment encodes these proteins:
- a CDS encoding catalase produces the protein MSKRVLTTESGAPVADNQNSATAGAGGPLLLQDQHLLEKLARFNRERIPERVVHARGSGAYGYFEVTDDVTGFTHADFLNTVGKRTEVFLRFSTVADNLGGADAVRDPRGFALKFYTEEGNYDLVGNNTPVFFIKDPIKFPDFIHSQKRDPFTGKQEPDNVWDFWAHAPEATHQITWLMGDRGIPASYRHMNGYGSHTYQWTNAEGEAFFVKYHFKTNQGIRSLSSEQGAEIAGKDPNSHQTDLLQAIERGVNPSWTLHVQIMPAADAAEYRFNPFDLTKVWPHQDYPLQRVGRLVLDRNPDNVFAEVEQAAFSPNNFVPGIGPSPDKMLQGRLFAYADAHRYRLGVNHTLLAVNAPKATVANTYGRDGFMASNAQGRAAKNYEPNSYDGPAETGRPLSAPIAVHGHTGTHEAPLHTKDDHFFQAGELYRLMSAEEKSRLIANIAGGLSQVSRDDVIEKNLAHFHAADPEYGRRVAEAVRALRED, from the coding sequence ATGTCGAAGCGCGTGCTTACGACCGAGTCCGGCGCTCCGGTCGCCGACAACCAGAACTCCGCCACCGCCGGCGCAGGCGGCCCGCTGCTCCTCCAGGACCAGCACCTCCTGGAGAAGCTCGCCCGGTTCAACCGCGAGCGCATCCCGGAGCGCGTGGTGCACGCCCGCGGCTCCGGGGCGTACGGCTACTTCGAGGTCACCGACGACGTCACCGGCTTCACCCACGCCGACTTCCTGAACACCGTCGGCAAGCGCACCGAGGTCTTCCTGCGCTTCTCCACGGTGGCCGACAACCTGGGCGGCGCGGACGCGGTCCGTGACCCCCGCGGTTTCGCGCTGAAGTTCTACACGGAGGAAGGGAACTACGACCTCGTAGGGAACAACACTCCGGTCTTCTTCATCAAGGACCCGATCAAGTTCCCCGACTTCATCCACTCCCAGAAGCGCGACCCGTTCACGGGCAAGCAGGAGCCGGACAACGTCTGGGACTTCTGGGCGCACGCCCCCGAGGCGACGCACCAGATCACCTGGCTGATGGGCGACCGCGGCATCCCGGCCTCGTACCGCCACATGAACGGCTACGGCTCGCACACCTACCAGTGGACGAACGCCGAGGGCGAGGCCTTCTTCGTCAAGTACCACTTCAAGACGAACCAGGGCATCCGCAGCCTGTCGAGCGAGCAGGGCGCGGAGATCGCGGGCAAGGACCCCAACTCCCACCAGACGGACCTGCTCCAGGCCATCGAGCGGGGCGTCAACCCGTCCTGGACGCTGCACGTCCAGATCATGCCCGCGGCGGACGCGGCGGAGTACCGCTTCAACCCCTTCGACCTCACCAAGGTGTGGCCGCACCAGGACTACCCGCTGCAGCGCGTGGGCCGCCTTGTCCTGGACCGCAACCCCGACAACGTCTTCGCCGAGGTCGAGCAGGCCGCGTTCTCCCCGAACAACTTCGTGCCGGGCATCGGCCCCTCGCCGGACAAGATGCTCCAGGGCCGCCTGTTCGCGTACGCCGACGCGCACCGCTACCGCCTGGGCGTCAACCACACGCTGCTCGCGGTGAACGCCCCGAAGGCGACCGTCGCGAACACCTACGGCCGGGACGGCTTCATGGCCTCCAACGCGCAGGGCCGCGCCGCGAAGAACTACGAGCCGAACTCCTACGACGGCCCGGCCGAGACGGGCCGCCCGCTGTCGGCGCCGATCGCGGTGCACGGCCACACGGGCACGCACGAGGCCCCTCTGCACACCAAGGACGACCACTTCTTCCAGGCGGGCGAGCTGTACCGCCTGATGTCCGCGGAGGAGAAGTCCCGTCTGATCGCGAACATCGCCGGCGGCCTCTCGCAGGTCTCCCGTGACGACGTGATCGAGAAGAACCTCGCCCACTTCCACGCCGCCGACCCGGAGTACGGCAGGCGCGTGGCGGAGGCGGTCCGCGCCCTGCGCGAGGACTGA